TACCCGCTTGCCGGGGCACACGTTTTTCACGGTCACGTCCATCTGCACGATCCGCCCCAGGGATTCGAGATAGCTGTCCCCCAGGTCCACCATAATGGAATCCGAGCAGCCCACCGTTTCAAAATCGATGGGAACGGGGCAGTCCTCGGGGTTGACCACCACGCCGCAGTCCACCGTGACGCTGGGATCGGGGAAGATCACGATATTGCCCTCGTCGTCGGAGTACTGGATGGAGGCGTTCACCTTTTTAACGCCAGAGCTCTGGCCGGTGTGCTGGATAAAGAACTCCAGCGAGGCGCCCTCGCTGGCGGTTACGCCCAGCTCGGCAATGCGCCATTTCAGCGTGTGCGCATTGAGCATCATCGCCGTCCCCTTGGTGGGAGAGGAAAGGCTGGTGATGATAAAATCGTCGTTTAGTATCTCGTCGATCACGATATTGGTGGCGCCGGGCTTGGTGATGTTGGCCGCAAGCGCGGCAAACAGCTCTTCCAGCTTGGCGTCGTCCGGGGTGACCGCCACGTGGGAGGCGTCCGGGTCGGTCGCCCACTCGTTTAAGGTGTTTACGTCCACCCCATCCGAGCCCACCAGGCCAATGCAGTAAATGATGATGCCTGCCGCACGGGCCGCCGCGGCCACGGGTGCGGGCGGCGCGCCGGTGGTGGTGTTGCCGTCCGTAAACATCACGATGACCTTCTGGTTGGCGCTGGCCGGGTCAAACAAGGCGATGGCCTTGGAAAAGGCATCCGCGTGGTTGGTATTGCCCCCCGCGCTCAGCGCGTCCACGGACGCCTTGAGCGTGGCTACGGAGGTGATCAGCTGCGTATCCGCGGTGGCGGTGCTGGCAAAGCTGACGATGCCGATATGGCTGCCCGAGCCAATCACGCCGTCCTTTACGCCGTCGGTCGCCTCCTCGATGATATCGATAAAGGTCTTGGCGCCAGCCTTCATGTTGGCCAGCGGCGTGCCGGTCATGGAGCCGGAGCGGTCCAGCACCAGA
The DNA window shown above is from Luoshenia tenuis and carries:
- a CDS encoding vWA domain-containing protein, with the translated sequence MGVTNSNKVVSIDRIGCDGTLKVTLALTAAPDITTNPTDIALVLDRSGSMTGTPLANMKAGAKTFIDIIEEATDGVKDGVIGSGSHIGIVSFASTATADTQLITSVATLKASVDALSAGGNTNHADAFSKAIALFDPASANQKVIVMFTDGNTTTGAPPAPVAAAARAAGIIIYCIGLVGSDGVDVNTLNEWATDPDASHVAVTPDDAKLEELFAALAANITKPGATNIVIDEILNDDFIITSLSSPTKGTAMMLNAHTLKWRIAELGVTASEGASLEFFIQHTGQSSGVKKVNASIQYSDDEGNIVIFPDPSVTVDCGVVVNPEDCPVPIDFETVGCSDSIMVDLGDSYLESLGRIVQMDVTVKNVCPGKRVALGVILTEVDEHGLEYQRGMKAITLPAHDQPTCRDVQVKCIKFVLPEDLALPSDNGQSICPTRYLRARVIAHNIDTDFRCCEGILTV